In Bacteroidota bacterium, a single window of DNA contains:
- a CDS encoding DUF3822 family protein, whose translation MNNTHLIDKSYSPEKRFSHFVSILINLNGFSFSVFDISMKNFVEYKSIKIESSSEKSIEFCNKFLGLLKTEFESGEHYTQIACIIESPKATIVPEVLFIKDRFHEYFQFNQDLNNTESVYFDSLKNSENENIFSFPTCLIKNTQEFFPNIKIFHQSSIFIEEIFLRNKKKLINTKCFVLANHDYFEILVISPSKILLHNTFHYSGASDFTYFVLNIYEQLRLSPEIHPIELYGSIEKNSDIYFSLKKYIKTIEFANCNNEFIISQDLINLHPHNLLNHYFLFKCAS comes from the coding sequence TTGAACAATACTCATCTAATTGATAAATCATATAGTCCGGAAAAAAGATTTTCACATTTTGTATCCATTCTGATAAATTTGAATGGATTTTCTTTTTCTGTTTTTGATATTTCAATGAAAAATTTTGTTGAGTACAAATCAATAAAAATTGAATCAAGTTCAGAAAAATCAATAGAATTTTGCAATAAATTCTTAGGACTACTGAAAACAGAATTTGAATCAGGTGAACATTACACACAAATTGCTTGCATAATAGAATCTCCAAAAGCAACCATAGTACCCGAAGTTCTTTTCATTAAAGATAGATTTCATGAATATTTTCAATTTAATCAGGATTTGAACAATACAGAATCTGTTTATTTCGATAGCTTAAAAAATTCTGAAAACGAAAATATTTTTTCCTTCCCTACATGTTTAATAAAAAATACACAGGAATTTTTTCCAAATATTAAAATCTTTCATCAATCTTCTATTTTTATTGAAGAGATATTTTTGCGAAACAAAAAAAAGCTGATTAATACTAAATGTTTTGTTTTGGCTAATCACGACTATTTTGAAATTTTGGTTATCAGTCCTTCAAAAATTCTTTTGCATAATACTTTTCATTATTCCGGTGCAAGCGATTTTACATATTTTGTTTTAAACATTTACGAACAATTAAGATTAAGTCCTGAAATTCATCCAATTGAGCTTTATGGAAGTATTGAGAAAAATTCGGATATTTATTTTAGTTTGAAAAAATATATCAAGACTATAGAATTTGCAAATTGCAATAATGAATTTATCATTAGTCAGGATTTGATAAATTTACATCCTCATAATTTATTAAATCACTATTTTTTATTCAAATGCGCATCATAA
- a CDS encoding HAMP domain-containing histidine kinase, producing the protein MKFVVKRTYLFSFIFIIGLISLQYYWVKNLIELREEKFRTELNDKLVKVFGEYEDSFYCIDLISENQISADDTLISIIKNADFSDTINYEIRFKYAPDYSSIMKSIPFPIGAKTRHLIHVEYKVPNEQADTISLITKSLKTKPDSLFDNYGFQQELIDSLVLSTGKSVNSYLDFCYEVRDSKNQDIILYENNCNKIYSPQKLEIKVFDGDYFFNGFSITLFYSGFYWDEFKNSFIMILSSSAIILLFMMLIFSLIRVSIRQKNLSEIKSDFIHNMAHEFKTPLSNINIAVDTISNKLKHKEKSIDKYKEIIHEELNHLNNIINKIMEVAVLEENKLQLNRTNVNIHELVSHLIEIQKLNYLPDTNFNTHFLAEKFHVKVDETYFINIFINLIDNAIKYSEGNKSISISTNNINNHLIIEFLDNGNGISKEHINHVFDKFFRVPSGKQHDIKGFGVGLYYVKQILLAHGASIDVTSTLGKGSNFKIKIPL; encoded by the coding sequence ATGAAATTCGTGGTCAAAAGAACATATCTATTTTCTTTTATTTTTATTATCGGACTTATTTCACTTCAATATTATTGGGTAAAGAATCTAATTGAACTAAGAGAAGAGAAATTTAGAACCGAATTGAATGACAAGCTTGTAAAGGTATTTGGCGAATATGAAGATAGTTTTTACTGTATTGATTTAATTTCGGAAAATCAAATTAGTGCTGACGATACTTTAATTAGCATTATTAAAAATGCAGACTTTTCGGATACCATAAATTATGAAATTCGATTCAAGTATGCACCCGATTATAGCTCAATTATGAAATCGATACCGTTTCCGATTGGCGCTAAAACCCGCCACCTGATTCATGTTGAATATAAAGTGCCAAACGAACAAGCAGATACGATTAGTTTAATAACTAAAAGTTTGAAAACCAAACCGGATTCATTATTTGACAATTATGGTTTTCAACAGGAGCTTATTGACTCATTAGTACTCTCAACTGGCAAGAGTGTAAATTCTTATCTTGATTTTTGTTATGAAGTTCGAGATTCAAAAAATCAAGATATTATTCTTTACGAAAATAATTGCAACAAAATATATTCGCCACAGAAGCTTGAAATTAAAGTTTTTGATGGCGATTATTTCTTTAATGGTTTCAGCATAACTTTGTTTTATTCGGGTTTTTATTGGGACGAGTTTAAGAATAGTTTTATTATGATTTTAAGCTCATCAGCAATTATTCTTTTATTCATGATGTTGATTTTTTCTTTGATTCGAGTTTCAATTCGTCAAAAAAATCTTTCGGAAATAAAATCGGATTTTATTCATAATATGGCTCACGAATTTAAAACACCATTATCAAATATAAATATTGCGGTTGATACAATTTCTAACAAACTGAAACACAAAGAAAAATCTATTGATAAATATAAGGAGATTATTCATGAAGAATTGAATCATTTGAATAATATAATAAATAAAATAATGGAGGTTGCTGTTCTTGAAGAAAATAAACTCCAGCTTAATCGTACAAATGTGAATATCCATGAACTTGTTTCTCATTTAATTGAAATTCAAAAACTTAATTATCTTCCAGATACTAATTTCAATACACATTTCCTTGCAGAGAAATTTCATGTAAAAGTTGATGAAACCTACTTCATAAATATTTTTATAAATTTAATTGATAATGCAATTAAATATAGTGAGGGAAACAAAAGCATTTCAATTTCCACTAACAATATTAATAATCATTTAATTATTGAATTTCTTGATAATGGAAATGGGATTAGTAAAGAACATATAAATCATGTTTTTGATAAATTTTTTAGAGTGCCATCCGGAAAACAACACGATATTAAAGGTTTTGGAGTTGGTCTTTATTATGTAAAACAAATATTGCTGGCACATGGAGCAAGCATAGATGTAACAAGCACTTTAGGAAAAGGAAGTAATTTTAAAATAAAAATCCCATTATGA
- the gldG gene encoding gliding motility-associated ABC transporter substrate-binding protein GldG codes for MKKIMKINNKKKQNILQLFLLLTIIVLLNYVVSFVFLRIDLTSEKRFTLSAETKDLLQNLDDIFYIKIYLDGELPSGFKRLRQSTKQILNEFRVYGKDNIQYEFINPLESQDLITRNEIGKELYDLGLMPITIYDTDDEGGQTQKIVFPGAIVSYRNRELPLELLKNNLDASPEQNLNLSIQGLEYEFVNTFKKLSVKTKQNVAFIYGHGELDENEVADISESLKEYYNVSRIKIDEKLSSLEEQSLIIIAKPDSAFSEKDKFVIDQFVMYGGKVLWLVDGTNADMDQLQTKSDFLAVANDLNLDDQLFTYGVRINQNLVLDMRCGGLKINTSVVGAEPVFRLFPWYYFPVIVPSDKHIVSKNLNLVRTEFVSNIDTVGKNTGIKKTALLQTSEFSRIVRAPARIRLDLINEKQDERQYNKKNMLTAVLLEGNFKSVFRNRLTNEITDSKDIDYKDLSEPTKMIVISDGDIIKNQLRKSGDKIVPFPLGFDRHSDMNFGNSEFILNAINYLCEYSGVISLRSREIKLRLLDRPRVKQQKLMWQIINTLLPILFIIVFGLLANYFRKRKYSTKVES; via the coding sequence ATGAAAAAAATAATGAAAATCAATAATAAAAAGAAGCAAAATATTCTTCAGCTATTTTTGCTCCTGACAATTATAGTTTTATTAAACTATGTTGTTTCCTTTGTATTTTTGCGTATCGACTTAACTTCTGAAAAGCGCTTCACCCTTTCGGCAGAAACGAAAGACCTCCTTCAAAATCTCGACGACATTTTTTATATAAAAATATATCTTGATGGCGAACTGCCGAGCGGATTCAAAAGATTAAGGCAATCGACAAAACAAATTCTCAATGAGTTCAGGGTTTACGGAAAAGATAACATTCAATATGAATTTATTAATCCGCTCGAATCTCAGGATTTAATAACTCGAAACGAAATTGGAAAGGAGCTATACGATTTAGGATTGATGCCAATAACCATTTACGACACAGACGATGAAGGCGGACAAACTCAAAAAATTGTTTTTCCGGGAGCAATTGTTTCTTATCGAAATCGTGAATTACCTTTAGAATTACTGAAAAATAATTTAGATGCTTCCCCTGAGCAAAACCTAAACCTTTCGATTCAGGGATTGGAATACGAATTTGTCAATACTTTTAAAAAGTTAAGTGTCAAAACAAAGCAAAATGTTGCATTTATTTACGGACACGGTGAGTTGGATGAAAATGAAGTTGCAGATATTTCCGAATCACTTAAAGAATATTACAATGTAAGTAGAATAAAAATTGATGAAAAATTGAGTAGCTTAGAGGAGCAGTCTTTAATTATAATTGCGAAGCCAGATTCAGCTTTTAGCGAAAAAGATAAATTTGTGATTGACCAATTCGTAATGTACGGCGGCAAAGTTCTATGGTTGGTAGATGGTACCAATGCAGATATGGATCAACTTCAGACAAAAAGTGATTTTCTTGCAGTAGCAAACGATTTGAATCTCGACGACCAACTTTTTACTTATGGCGTAAGAATTAATCAAAATCTCGTGCTTGATATGCGATGTGGCGGACTTAAAATTAATACTTCAGTAGTGGGAGCAGAGCCGGTTTTTAGGTTATTCCCATGGTACTATTTTCCTGTGATTGTGCCTTCCGACAAGCATATTGTTTCTAAAAATCTGAATTTGGTTAGGACAGAATTTGTAAGTAATATCGATACTGTTGGAAAAAATACCGGTATAAAAAAAACGGCTTTGTTGCAGACTTCCGAATTTTCACGGATTGTTAGAGCACCGGCAAGAATCAGGCTCGATCTGATAAACGAAAAACAAGACGAAAGACAATACAACAAAAAAAATATGTTGACTGCTGTGCTGCTCGAAGGAAATTTTAAATCTGTTTTCAGGAATCGTTTGACAAATGAAATTACAGACAGTAAAGATATAGATTACAAAGATTTAAGCGAACCCACAAAAATGATTGTGATTTCAGACGGAGATATAATTAAAAACCAACTTAGGAAATCTGGCGACAAAATAGTTCCATTTCCTTTAGGTTTTGATCGACACAGCGATATGAATTTTGGAAATTCCGAATTTATCCTGAATGCAATAAACTATCTTTGCGAATATTCGGGAGTTATTAGTCTGCGTTCGAGGGAAATAAAGCTGCGACTGTTAGACCGCCCACGAGTGAAGCAACAAAAACTAATGTGGCAAATAATAAATACCTTATTGCCAATTTTGTTTATCATAGTTTTTGGTTTATTAGCAAATTATTTCAGGAAAAGAAAATATAGTACAAAAGTTGAAAGTTGA
- a CDS encoding DUF4340 domain-containing protein, whose amino-acid sequence MKKDRFLYFIVIALLLVASYFYFSRTNSTLRKELRDFAIEDTSKITKIFMVDKSESRVLLKKVNNKWMVNGKYFARKDAVETLLKTMKRLDVKAPVSRSSQDNMVKNLATFSTKVEIYTGDDKPEKTYYVGGPTQDHHGTFMIMENSSAPFIMHIPGFSGYLSTRYFTKENLWRDPIIFRHKFSDIKSVEVEIPNNPKKSFVAQNNGGNKFSLFSENVKTQNFDTVKLKMYMGRFKRVGYESIASEMNLQKRDSILNSNPFSIISVEDSKNEITKVETYLRPGDGRLDEDGNEYKYDIDRLYAKLENDTNLMVIQFVTFDPLFKELNYFFKK is encoded by the coding sequence ATGAAAAAAGATAGATTTTTATACTTTATTGTCATAGCATTATTATTAGTAGCAAGTTATTTCTATTTTTCGAGAACCAATAGCACTTTGCGAAAAGAACTTCGCGATTTTGCAATTGAAGACACATCGAAAATTACCAAAATATTTATGGTAGATAAGTCAGAAAGTCGTGTGCTTTTGAAGAAGGTGAATAACAAATGGATGGTAAATGGAAAATATTTTGCTCGAAAAGATGCAGTTGAGACACTCCTTAAAACCATGAAAAGGTTAGATGTTAAAGCTCCTGTTTCTCGCTCTTCTCAAGATAATATGGTGAAAAATCTGGCTACATTCTCTACAAAAGTAGAGATTTACACCGGCGATGACAAACCCGAGAAAACATATTATGTGGGTGGTCCAACACAAGATCATCATGGTACATTCATGATAATGGAAAATTCTTCTGCACCTTTTATTATGCACATTCCCGGATTTTCTGGCTACCTATCGACAAGATATTTTACTAAAGAAAACCTTTGGCGCGATCCTATCATTTTTAGGCACAAATTTTCTGACATAAAATCGGTGGAAGTTGAAATCCCTAATAATCCGAAAAAATCCTTTGTTGCACAAAATAATGGGGGCAATAAATTTAGCCTTTTTTCAGAAAATGTAAAGACTCAGAATTTCGATACCGTAAAACTTAAAATGTATATGGGTCGGTTTAAGCGAGTTGGATACGAAAGTATTGCTTCGGAAATGAATTTACAAAAACGAGATTCTATCCTCAATAGCAATCCATTCTCAATAATCTCTGTCGAAGATTCCAAAAATGAAATAACCAAAGTTGAAACATATTTGAGACCAGGCGATGGACGATTAGACGAAGACGGAAACGAATATAAATACGATATTGACAGGCTATATGCAAAATTAGAAAATGATACAAACTTGATGGTTATTCAATTTGTTACATTCGATCCGCTTTTTAAGGAATTGAACTATTTTTTTAAAAAATAG
- a CDS encoding PKD domain-containing protein yields the protein MDSENTHVFQLSSSIFNVPFSFSKSLGLSVRCIKDESTTLGANFSVSETIGIDTLTVQFSDFSIGSPTSWIWDFGDDTYSNDQNPVHFYESPGVYTVQLIVSDGTNADTLTKSDFIVIEMGSFSENIKTHKEHLYQNSPNPFSDFTKIKFSIEKRSNVDITFLDYNFKVVNKLVSKEFEAGLHEIEIDATDFATGIYFYQMKTSEHSFTKKLEILK from the coding sequence ATAGATTCTGAAAATACCCATGTTTTTCAATTGTCATCAAGTATTTTTAATGTTCCATTTTCTTTTTCCAAATCTTTAGGACTAAGTGTTCGATGTATTAAAGATGAATCTACAACTCTCGGTGCTAATTTTTCAGTTTCGGAAACTATCGGTATTGATACACTTACAGTTCAATTTTCAGATTTTTCTATTGGCTCTCCAACAAGTTGGATATGGGACTTTGGAGATGATACTTATAGTAATGATCAAAATCCTGTTCATTTTTACGAATCGCCCGGAGTTTACACAGTTCAACTAATTGTTTCTGATGGGACAAATGCAGATACACTTACTAAATCAGATTTTATTGTAATTGAAATGGGGAGCTTTTCTGAAAATATTAAAACTCATAAAGAACATTTATATCAAAATTCTCCAAATCCTTTTAGCGATTTTACTAAAATAAAATTCTCAATTGAAAAGAGATCTAATGTAGATATTACTTTTTTAGATTACAATTTTAAAGTCGTTAATAAGCTAGTTTCTAAAGAATTTGAGGCAGGTCTCCACGAAATTGAAATTGATGCAACAGATTTTGCTACAGGTATATATTTCTATCAAATGAAAACTTCGGAGCATAGTTTTACCAAAAAATTGGAAATATTGAAATAA
- the mce gene encoding methylmalonyl-CoA epimerase: protein METTHIEHIAIAVKSLKESIPFYENSLGLKCYAIEEVKDQKVKTAFFKVGQTKIELLEATDPNSPVGKFIEKKGEGLHHMAFAVKNIENALEEVDSKGIRLIDKKPRKGAEGLDIAFLHPKSTFGVLTEFCEKK, encoded by the coding sequence ATGGAAACAACTCATATAGAGCATATTGCAATTGCAGTAAAAAGTCTCAAAGAAAGCATTCCTTTCTACGAAAATTCACTTGGTTTGAAATGTTATGCAATAGAGGAAGTTAAAGACCAAAAAGTAAAAACTGCCTTTTTCAAAGTTGGGCAAACTAAAATCGAATTATTGGAAGCAACTGATCCTAATAGTCCGGTCGGAAAATTCATAGAAAAAAAAGGCGAAGGTTTACATCATATGGCTTTTGCTGTTAAAAATATAGAAAATGCATTGGAAGAAGTAGATTCAAAAGGCATCAGATTGATTGATAAAAAACCAAGAAAAGGTGCTGAAGGTCTTGATATTGCATTCCTCCACCCAAAATCAACTTTTGGCGTTTTAACCGAATTTTGTGAAAAAAAATAG
- a CDS encoding AAA family ATPase — MIKNFISEILLEMLGFEPTNSQWRLISKLSGYIKSNYSRQMFLIFGYAGTGKTTMISSLVKSLKKLNSKFVLLAPTGRAAKVLSSYCESSAYTIHKKIYRQKSTKDIFSEFVLDRNLHKNTYFIVDEVSMISNATTEQNLFGTGRLLEDLIDYVFEGKNCKLLFIGDTAQLPPIGLEISPAMDHQILESLNLNVEFEILTDVVRQSLESGILYNATKLRKSISDFNDISFDNLIKFETQNFEDIFRLNGNDLIEEISNSYDIAGIEETIIVCRTNKRANRYNQGIRKTILWREDEISAGDLLMIVKNNYFWTEENEFMDFIANGDIVEVMRIEKYEELYGFRFAHVCLRFVDYDNVEIDTIILLDTLSAETASLSSEDSKKLFMTIAEDFQDIRSRKKKYQKVIDNQYFNALQVKFAYAVTCHKSQGGQWKNVFVDQGYIIDNMINIEYLRWLYTAITRSTEKLYLVNFADKFYEKELW, encoded by the coding sequence ATGATAAAAAATTTCATATCCGAAATATTGCTGGAAATGCTTGGTTTTGAACCAACTAATAGTCAATGGAGATTGATAAGCAAACTATCGGGTTATATAAAATCAAATTATTCGCGTCAAATGTTTCTTATTTTCGGATATGCAGGCACCGGAAAAACTACCATGATAAGTTCGCTTGTAAAATCTCTGAAAAAATTAAACTCAAAATTTGTACTATTAGCACCGACAGGTAGGGCAGCAAAAGTATTAAGTTCTTATTGCGAAAGTTCTGCTTACACTATTCATAAGAAAATTTACAGGCAAAAATCGACAAAAGATATTTTCAGCGAGTTTGTTTTAGATAGGAATTTACACAAAAATACATATTTTATAGTTGATGAAGTATCGATGATTTCGAATGCTACGACCGAGCAAAACCTTTTTGGAACAGGCAGACTTCTGGAGGATTTGATAGATTATGTATTTGAAGGGAAAAATTGCAAACTTTTATTCATTGGCGACACTGCGCAACTTCCTCCAATAGGACTTGAAATTAGTCCGGCAATGGATCATCAAATATTGGAAAGCCTGAATTTGAATGTTGAGTTTGAGATATTGACAGATGTTGTTCGCCAATCATTAGAATCAGGAATTTTATATAATGCTACGAAACTTCGAAAATCAATTTCAGATTTTAATGATATTTCTTTTGACAATTTAATAAAGTTTGAAACACAAAATTTCGAAGATATTTTTCGACTCAATGGCAACGATCTGATAGAAGAAATATCAAACTCCTACGATATAGCAGGAATTGAGGAGACAATTATTGTTTGCAGAACCAACAAACGTGCAAATCGCTACAATCAGGGAATTAGAAAAACAATTCTTTGGCGAGAAGATGAAATTTCTGCCGGCGACCTACTGATGATTGTAAAAAACAACTACTTCTGGACAGAAGAAAACGAATTTATGGATTTTATTGCAAACGGCGATATTGTTGAAGTTATGCGAATAGAAAAATATGAAGAATTGTATGGTTTCAGATTTGCTCATGTTTGTCTGAGATTTGTAGATTACGATAATGTCGAAATTGACACAATTATATTGTTAGACACATTATCGGCAGAAACTGCTTCATTGTCTTCCGAAGATAGCAAAAAACTTTTTATGACAATTGCAGAAGACTTTCAAGATATAAGGTCACGGAAAAAGAAATATCAAAAAGTTATAGACAATCAATATTTCAACGCTCTACAAGTCAAATTTGCCTATGCTGTAACCTGTCATAAATCGCAAGGAGGACAGTGGAAAAATGTGTTCGTTGATCAAGGATATATTATTGATAATATGATAAATATAGAATATTTAAGATGGCTTTATACAGCAATTACCCGATCTACAGAAAAGCTATACCTTGTGAATTTTGCAGATAAATTCTATGAAAAAGAGCTTTGGTAA
- a CDS encoding formylglycine-generating enzyme family protein has translation MPHNEQYAKLKEKFEQVFSIDKNKNIELKSHFKIPPFKLVFVEGGKFDISRASEDNTKKKEIELSSFYIAEFLLTQEIYEAVIGKNPSRFKGKKKPVDQVSWIEAMEFCNKLNTKIGFSEICDNNYNLLDSNGKKTNNIENVAGFRLPTEAEWGYVALGGKNQSKKEFFKYAGSNNIEDVGWYDGNSNMETKPVGMKFPNRLGIYDLSGNVWEWCLDLHDKDFLEKTQTKNPANLRNGSGRVLRGGSWFNYADDCRMAYRFNFMPDFRFYNFGLRLLFALQFTS, from the coding sequence ATGCCACACAACGAGCAATATGCCAAATTAAAAGAAAAATTCGAGCAAGTATTTTCAATTGATAAAAACAAAAACATAGAACTAAAGTCGCATTTCAAAATCCCGCCTTTTAAGCTCGTTTTTGTTGAAGGCGGAAAATTTGATATTTCAAGAGCTTCAGAGGATAATACCAAAAAAAAAGAAATAGAATTGTCATCTTTTTATATTGCCGAATTTCTGCTTACACAAGAAATTTACGAGGCTGTTATAGGTAAAAACCCAAGCCGTTTTAAAGGCAAAAAAAAACCGGTTGATCAAGTATCGTGGATAGAAGCTATGGAATTTTGCAACAAATTGAACACAAAAATTGGTTTCTCGGAAATCTGCGACAACAACTATAATTTGCTTGATAGCAATGGCAAAAAAACAAACAATATAGAAAATGTAGCAGGCTTTCGGCTGCCCACCGAGGCCGAATGGGGATACGTCGCTCTTGGCGGAAAAAATCAGAGCAAAAAAGAGTTTTTTAAGTATGCCGGCAGTAATAATATAGAAGATGTCGGCTGGTATGACGGAAACAGTAATATGGAAACAAAGCCTGTTGGGATGAAATTTCCAAACCGCCTCGGCATTTACGATTTATCAGGAAATGTTTGGGAATGGTGCTTAGATTTGCACGACAAAGATTTTTTAGAAAAAACGCAGACAAAAAATCCTGCAAATTTGCGTAATGGCTCTGGTCGTGTTTTGCGTGGTGGTTCTTGGTTCAACTACGCCGACGATTGCCGTATGGCTTATCGCTTCAACTTCATGCCCGACTTCAGGTTCTACAATTTTGGTTTGCGCCTGCTGTTTGCTTTGCAGTTCACAAGCTGA
- a CDS encoding response regulator transcription factor, producing the protein MKHILVVEDDKNAGFLLVDHLTSEGYKVSLAKDGEEAWLLINCNKFDLYILDIMLPKMDGISLAKKIREQNKNIPFIFLSARNLDYDKIEGFEVGGDDYITKPYNMRELILRIEAILRRLKVNGDSLETNWSFHNSMFNYIDRVFIASNQKFELGTKETEILRLFCLNQNQTISRSYILEKIWGNDDFYTSQSLDVYLSKIRKYLSCDKSIILQNIHGFGYKFLVKE; encoded by the coding sequence ATGAAACATATATTAGTAGTTGAGGATGATAAGAATGCTGGATTTTTATTAGTTGATCATTTGACTTCTGAAGGCTATAAAGTTTCGCTTGCAAAAGACGGTGAAGAAGCATGGTTGCTTATAAACTGTAATAAATTTGACTTATATATTCTTGATATTATGCTCCCAAAAATGGATGGTATTTCGTTGGCAAAAAAAATTAGAGAACAAAATAAGAATATTCCTTTTATTTTTCTATCTGCAAGAAATCTTGATTACGATAAAATTGAAGGATTTGAAGTTGGTGGCGACGATTATATAACAAAACCATACAATATGAGGGAATTAATTCTTCGTATTGAAGCTATTCTTAGAAGACTTAAAGTAAATGGCGATTCCTTAGAAACAAATTGGAGTTTTCATAATTCAATGTTTAATTATATAGATAGAGTGTTTATTGCTAGTAATCAGAAGTTTGAATTGGGTACAAAAGAAACTGAAATATTAAGATTGTTTTGTTTAAATCAAAATCAAACAATCTCACGCTCTTACATTTTAGAAAAAATCTGGGGAAACGATGATTTTTATACTTCGCAAAGTCTGGATGTTTATCTAAGTAAAATACGAAAATATTTAAGCTGCGACAAATCAATTATTTTGCAAAATATTCATGGTTTTGGTTATAAATTTTTAGTTAAGGAATAG
- the rsmD gene encoding 16S rRNA (guanine(966)-N(2))-methyltransferase RsmD, whose amino-acid sequence MRIISGKYKSRRIKTLKNTKVRPTTDIAKEALFNIFTNNFDFEELEILDLFAGTGSISYEFSSRGVVSIVSVDNNFKNIAFIEDTAESLGIENISAVKYDACKFLKVCNLQFDIVFADPPYIFKNVEEIPKLIFEHNILKKSGWLVLEHSKSFDFKGQPNFSEQRNYGKVNFSFFKNT is encoded by the coding sequence ATGCGCATCATAAGTGGAAAATATAAAAGTAGGAGAATAAAGACTTTAAAAAATACAAAAGTCAGGCCTACAACCGATATTGCTAAAGAAGCCCTATTCAATATTTTTACCAATAATTTCGATTTCGAAGAATTAGAAATTCTTGACCTTTTTGCTGGAACAGGAAGTATTAGCTACGAGTTTTCGTCGAGAGGTGTTGTGAGTATTGTATCGGTAGATAATAATTTTAAAAATATTGCTTTCATCGAAGATACTGCTGAAAGTTTGGGAATCGAAAATATTTCGGCAGTAAAATATGATGCATGCAAATTCCTTAAAGTCTGCAATTTACAGTTCGATATTGTTTTTGCTGATCCACCTTATATTTTCAAAAATGTAGAAGAAATTCCAAAGCTGATTTTTGAACATAATATTTTGAAAAAATCGGGTTGGCTCGTTTTAGAACATTCAAAATCGTTCGATTTTAAAGGTCAGCCGAATTTTTCCGAACAAAGAAATTATGGAAAGGTAAATTTCAGTTTTTTTAAAAATACTTAA